In a single window of the Luteolibacter yonseiensis genome:
- a CDS encoding DHH family phosphoesterase, giving the protein MSEMNATPENASIARIGEVLRDHQSFVLISHVRPDGDAIGSQLALGFSLMAAGKSVRLINEDGLPDNLAFMSGSDKIELPPAEPLDVEVAIALDTAAKPRLGDNALHAASKAKIWLNIDHHKSNPSYGDLNFIDSSSPATGQILYQIITQLDLPLPAETRDAIYVAVSTDTGSFQYPSTTAKTYEMAADLIHRGLNVGTLNSQTYDNHPYRRVELMRALLNTLELSADGLVANWELRDQTRIDLALLPEDSEGLIDIIRAIRGVQLAVFFEELEGGKIRVSMRSKDKRLDVCRIALEFGGGGHALAAGIRMTGPLEEAKALVLAAIRRHIEAAGL; this is encoded by the coding sequence ATGAGCGAAATGAACGCCACTCCCGAAAATGCCAGCATCGCCCGGATCGGCGAAGTGCTGCGCGACCACCAGTCCTTTGTGCTCATCAGCCACGTCCGTCCGGACGGCGATGCCATCGGCTCCCAGCTCGCCCTCGGATTCTCCCTGATGGCTGCGGGAAAGTCCGTCCGTCTGATCAATGAGGACGGCCTGCCGGACAATCTGGCCTTCATGTCCGGTTCGGACAAGATCGAGCTGCCACCCGCCGAGCCGCTTGATGTCGAGGTGGCCATCGCCCTCGACACCGCCGCCAAGCCACGCCTTGGCGACAACGCGCTCCACGCCGCATCCAAGGCGAAAATCTGGCTGAACATCGACCACCACAAGTCGAATCCTTCCTACGGCGACCTGAATTTCATCGATTCCTCCAGCCCCGCCACCGGCCAGATCCTTTATCAGATCATCACCCAGCTCGATCTCCCGCTGCCCGCTGAAACGCGCGACGCCATCTACGTCGCCGTCTCCACCGACACCGGTTCGTTCCAGTATCCGTCCACCACGGCGAAGACCTATGAAATGGCCGCCGATCTCATCCATCGCGGGCTGAACGTCGGCACCCTGAACTCCCAAACTTACGACAACCACCCGTACCGCCGTGTCGAGCTGATGCGCGCCCTGCTCAACACGCTCGAACTCTCCGCCGACGGACTGGTGGCGAACTGGGAACTGCGCGACCAGACCCGCATCGATCTCGCTCTGCTGCCCGAGGACAGCGAGGGTCTCATCGACATCATCCGCGCCATCCGCGGAGTGCAGCTCGCGGTGTTTTTCGAAGAGCTGGAAGGCGGAAAAATCCGCGTCTCCATGCGCTCGAAGGACAAGCGTCTGGATGTCTGCAGGATCGCCCTCGAATTCGGCGGCGGCGGTCACGCGCTGGCCGCGGGCATCCGCATGACAGGCCCTCTCGAAGAGGCCAAGGCCCTCGTGCTCGCCGCCATCCGCCGCCACATCGAGGCGGCCGGATTATAA
- a CDS encoding Lrp/AsnC family transcriptional regulator, translated as MSSDPLLQILRRKARVTDQELADLLSSDQETVAKSVAAWEDDGTILGYHAVIDPEATGDTSVSAFIEVKVTPERGGGFDRLATRVARFDQVVSCYLASGGYDLMVVVEGGDLREVARFVSEKLSSLEGVISTATHFRLKTYKENGFLFDRGATTERLAVSP; from the coding sequence ATGTCCTCCGATCCACTTCTCCAAATCCTCCGCCGCAAGGCCCGTGTCACCGATCAGGAACTCGCCGACCTGCTTTCCTCGGACCAGGAAACCGTGGCGAAAAGCGTCGCCGCATGGGAGGATGACGGCACCATTCTTGGCTACCACGCGGTGATCGACCCGGAGGCTACGGGAGACACTTCCGTTTCCGCGTTCATCGAGGTGAAGGTCACGCCCGAGCGCGGTGGTGGTTTCGACCGTCTCGCCACCCGTGTGGCCCGTTTTGACCAGGTGGTGTCGTGCTACCTCGCCAGCGGCGGTTATGACCTGATGGTCGTGGTGGAAGGTGGCGACCTCCGCGAGGTGGCGCGCTTTGTTTCGGAAAAACTCAGCTCGCTGGAAGGGGTCATCTCCACGGCCACCCACTTCCGCCTGAAGACCTACAAGGAGAACGGATTCCTCTTCGACCGCGGAGCCACGACCGAGCGGTTGGCGGTTTCTCCGTGA
- a CDS encoding type II toxin-antitoxin system HicB family antitoxin: MKIEYQQNSDGRWLAKAPQIPGARAFGESREEAISKVKVLALRIFADQLEKGNPLPQLNHVFRSNDWS, translated from the coding sequence ATGAAAATCGAATATCAACAAAACTCGGATGGACGCTGGTTGGCGAAGGCGCCCCAAATTCCGGGTGCCCGGGCATTTGGAGAATCACGGGAGGAGGCGATTTCCAAGGTGAAGGTCCTCGCCCTCAGGATTTTCGCGGATCAGTTGGAAAAAGGAAATCCCCTGCCCCAGCTCAACCATGTCTTCCGGTCCAATGACTGGTCCTAG
- the truB gene encoding tRNA pseudouridine(55) synthase TruB — MRNSSNDYEGPSGVLLIDKAEDMTSHDVVAIARRALNTKKIGHCGTLDPMATGLLMLVIGRATKIQDLLMSEDKQYVGTLTLGSTTSTQDRQGEVLETKPVRDFSKQEIQEVFDSFMGDFEQIPPMVSAIKKDGVPLYKLARKGIEIVREPRKVHITGNEISRIELPEVDFTVNCSKGFYVRTYAHDIGEKLGCGAHLSALRRTRSGKFTLDRAVTVADLKTAPREDLYKALVSLAEISLMRGA, encoded by the coding sequence ATGCGAAATTCATCCAACGACTACGAAGGCCCGAGCGGCGTGCTCCTCATCGACAAGGCGGAAGACATGACATCCCACGATGTCGTGGCCATCGCCCGCCGCGCCTTGAATACCAAAAAAATCGGCCACTGCGGAACCCTCGATCCGATGGCTACCGGACTGCTCATGCTCGTCATCGGTCGTGCGACGAAGATCCAGGATCTGCTCATGAGCGAGGACAAGCAATACGTCGGCACGCTCACGCTCGGTTCCACCACCAGCACCCAGGACCGCCAGGGTGAGGTATTGGAAACCAAGCCTGTCAGGGATTTCTCAAAGCAGGAGATCCAGGAAGTGTTCGACAGCTTCATGGGGGACTTCGAACAAATCCCGCCGATGGTCTCCGCGATCAAGAAGGACGGGGTGCCCCTCTACAAGCTTGCGAGAAAAGGCATCGAGATCGTCCGGGAACCACGCAAGGTGCACATCACGGGAAATGAGATTTCCCGCATCGAACTGCCCGAAGTGGACTTTACCGTGAATTGCTCCAAAGGCTTCTACGTGCGCACCTACGCGCATGACATCGGTGAGAAACTCGGTTGCGGCGCTCACCTCAGCGCCCTCCGCCGCACCCGCTCCGGCAAGTTCACCCTGGACCGCGCCGTCACCGTCGCGGACCTGAAGACCGCCCCGCGTGAGGACTTGTACAAGGCGCTCGTCTCCCTTGCGGAAATCTCGCTGATGCGGGGGGCTTGA
- a CDS encoding 6-phosphofructokinase yields MRIGILNSGGDCPGLNAVIHGVVGAADQLGWEVIGFRDGFEGLLPPADYAVLKPKDTIGILKLGGTILGTTNKGHFVAKKGKGDIAEVPAEVVARAKETMDALEIKALVVVGGDGSLTTALQLHRLGWPIIGVPKTIDNDLSATAFTFGFDSAVSTVVDALDRLHTTGESHKRVMVLEVMGRHAGWIALWGGIAGGANVILLPEIPFSFEKIAEHIRSREEQGHHSTLVVVAEGAHLPDGDIVTVDANCAGEVRLGGIGERVAQKLQQLTGKEARACVLGHLQRGGSPTALDRILGMRFGVMAVKLAAEGAFGRMVSYQAYHVDSVEIEEAVHQLRLVEPDSEVVQAAKAVGICLGD; encoded by the coding sequence ATGCGAATTGGAATTCTCAACAGCGGCGGGGATTGCCCCGGCTTGAACGCGGTCATCCACGGCGTCGTCGGCGCGGCGGACCAACTCGGATGGGAGGTCATCGGCTTCCGAGATGGCTTCGAGGGCCTGCTGCCGCCGGCTGATTATGCGGTGCTCAAGCCAAAGGACACCATCGGGATCCTGAAACTCGGCGGCACCATCCTTGGAACCACGAACAAGGGGCATTTCGTCGCGAAAAAGGGCAAGGGCGACATCGCGGAAGTCCCGGCGGAAGTGGTGGCCCGGGCAAAGGAGACGATGGACGCGCTGGAAATCAAGGCGCTCGTCGTGGTGGGAGGCGATGGGTCGCTGACCACCGCGCTCCAGCTCCACCGTCTCGGCTGGCCGATCATCGGAGTGCCGAAGACCATCGACAACGACCTCAGCGCGACGGCGTTCACCTTCGGCTTCGACAGCGCCGTTTCCACGGTGGTCGATGCGCTGGACCGCCTCCATACCACCGGCGAGAGCCATAAGCGGGTGATGGTACTGGAAGTGATGGGCCGCCATGCCGGCTGGATCGCACTCTGGGGAGGCATCGCGGGTGGGGCGAATGTCATCCTGCTGCCGGAGATTCCCTTTTCCTTTGAAAAAATCGCCGAACATATCCGGTCCCGCGAGGAACAGGGGCACCACAGCACCCTCGTCGTCGTGGCGGAGGGCGCGCACCTGCCGGACGGGGACATCGTCACCGTGGACGCGAATTGCGCCGGAGAGGTCCGCCTCGGTGGCATCGGCGAGCGGGTCGCGCAAAAACTCCAGCAGCTCACCGGCAAGGAAGCCCGCGCCTGCGTGCTGGGCCACCTCCAGCGCGGCGGCTCTCCCACCGCGCTCGACCGTATTCTCGGCATGCGTTTCGGAGTGATGGCGGTAAAGCTCGCGGCGGAAGGAGCATTCGGCCGCATGGTGAGCTACCAAGCCTACCACGTTGACTCCGTGGAAATCGAGGAAGCCGTGCACCAGCTCCGTCTCGTCGAGCCGGACAGCGAGGTCGTGCAGGCCGCCAAGGCCGTGGGCATCTGTCTGGGAGATTGA
- a CDS encoding fasciclin domain-containing protein: MKINQFTRFAVLCTLATATPCAFAQDETATAEKTVKTETTIETKVEKGPVIEKGSLTNVINDSVTFSTLKKALVAAELDVTLGSKGAYTIFAPTDEAFDKLPAGLLGKLMLPENKEKLRSLLLYHVIAGNMPASTLKDGDVKTMNGEKIKIDVDGDKIEVDEAKVFSADVPATNGVMHSVGKVLIPKSLKDFSPLD, translated from the coding sequence ATGAAAATCAACCAGTTCACCCGCTTCGCCGTGCTTTGCACCCTCGCGACTGCAACTCCATGTGCCTTCGCCCAGGATGAAACCGCAACCGCCGAGAAAACTGTCAAAACCGAGACCACCATCGAAACCAAGGTGGAGAAGGGTCCCGTGATTGAGAAGGGCTCCCTCACCAACGTCATCAATGACAGCGTCACCTTTTCCACCCTGAAGAAAGCCCTCGTCGCCGCCGAACTTGATGTGACACTCGGCAGCAAGGGCGCCTACACGATCTTCGCCCCCACGGACGAAGCCTTTGACAAGCTCCCCGCCGGGCTCCTCGGCAAGCTGATGCTTCCCGAAAACAAGGAAAAGCTCCGCTCGCTCCTCCTCTATCACGTCATCGCCGGCAACATGCCCGCCTCCACACTGAAGGATGGCGATGTGAAAACGATGAACGGTGAAAAAATCAAGATCGACGTCGATGGAGACAAGATCGAAGTCGATGAGGCCAAGGTCTTCAGCGCCGACGTGCCCGCCACAAACGGCGTGATGCACTCCGTCGGCAAGGTGCTCATCCCGAAATCACTCAAAGACTTTTCTCCACTGGATTGA
- a CDS encoding NAD(P)-dependent oxidoreductase produces MNKASIGFVGVGRMGANMARRLADLGYKIAAIYDHHEASAISLAVELGSTATRSLAEVTAASDVIFTVVTDDAAMREIFSGDESLLKGAAGKVFINCATVSPAVHEAAAEAAAAAGAGTLAASMASSITQARQGTLYLMIGGEPEVFEKQEELLKDISASLIHVGPVGNAAKIKALVNMVMNINTAGLAEGLGLGAALGLDLAVLKLVFSQTGANSRVLETDGDDMIVREHDCYFSAAHAAKDSGIANSLAAAAGVTVPLSHATEVQYRKMIDLGLGELDKSGIAELTFPDRAGV; encoded by the coding sequence ATGAACAAAGCGTCTATTGGATTTGTCGGTGTCGGGAGGATGGGGGCGAACATGGCCCGCCGGCTTGCGGACCTGGGCTACAAGATCGCCGCCATTTATGACCACCACGAGGCGTCCGCCATCTCGCTGGCGGTGGAGCTGGGCAGCACGGCGACCCGCTCGCTGGCGGAGGTCACCGCTGCGTCGGATGTGATTTTCACCGTGGTCACGGATGACGCGGCGATGCGCGAGATTTTCTCCGGCGACGAGTCCCTGCTCAAGGGGGCGGCGGGCAAGGTTTTCATCAACTGCGCGACTGTCAGCCCCGCCGTGCACGAGGCGGCGGCGGAGGCGGCCGCTGCGGCGGGAGCCGGAACGCTCGCGGCGAGCATGGCCTCCAGCATCACCCAGGCGCGCCAGGGCACGCTCTATCTGATGATCGGCGGCGAGCCGGAGGTTTTCGAAAAACAGGAAGAACTGCTCAAGGACATCTCCGCATCGCTGATCCACGTCGGCCCGGTGGGGAATGCGGCGAAGATCAAGGCCCTGGTGAACATGGTCATGAACATCAATACCGCGGGCCTGGCGGAGGGGCTCGGCCTCGGAGCGGCGCTCGGACTTGATCTGGCGGTGTTGAAGCTGGTGTTTTCCCAAACCGGTGCGAATTCCCGGGTGCTTGAAACCGATGGCGACGACATGATCGTCCGCGAGCACGACTGCTATTTCTCCGCGGCGCACGCGGCGAAGGACAGCGGCATCGCTAATTCGCTCGCCGCCGCAGCCGGTGTGACCGTGCCTCTCTCCCACGCGACGGAGGTGCAATACCGGAAAATGATCGACCTGGGGCTGGGTGAATTGGATAAATCCGGCATCGCCGAACTGACCTTCCCGGACCGCGCCGGAGTCTAA
- a CDS encoding lactonase family protein, translating to MLPKTLLPFLFLTVSLQAAPVFIGTNTGKSGSKGIYLADFDTATGKLSEPELAAEYKNPGFLALHPSKPILYACGQPTKDFGDGTNSVAAFAIGGDHALKFLGEASVGGKGACHVAVDGTGNTAAVANYGDGSFSTIKLGADGVPGEIGTVILSKGSGPNKNRQQGPHAHGVYFDKANKHLIVPDLGLDKVLVYPFDAATSKLGEPLAPLVTAPGAGPRHLAFSADEKNAYVINELDNTVLATRYDAGKFTALGTVATLPGDFKGGSTTAEVEVHPNGKFVYGSNRGHDSIVVYRRDEKTGDLTFVQHAPCGGKTPRHFKIDPSGKWLLCAHQDSNTISVLSLDPATGLLGEPANTVSAPSAICLLFAK from the coding sequence ATGCTTCCTAAAACCTTGCTACCATTCCTGTTCCTGACGGTCTCACTGCAGGCGGCACCTGTTTTCATTGGTACGAACACCGGAAAATCCGGAAGCAAGGGGATCTATCTGGCGGATTTCGATACCGCCACCGGCAAGCTCTCCGAGCCGGAGCTGGCGGCGGAATACAAGAACCCCGGATTCCTCGCGCTGCATCCCTCCAAGCCCATCCTCTATGCCTGCGGCCAGCCGACGAAGGATTTCGGCGATGGCACGAACTCCGTCGCCGCCTTCGCCATCGGCGGGGATCACGCGCTGAAGTTTCTCGGCGAGGCTTCCGTCGGCGGCAAAGGCGCGTGCCACGTGGCGGTGGATGGAACCGGGAACACCGCGGCCGTGGCGAACTACGGCGATGGCAGCTTTTCCACGATCAAGCTCGGTGCGGATGGCGTGCCGGGGGAAATCGGCACCGTGATTCTCAGCAAGGGCTCGGGGCCCAACAAGAACCGCCAGCAGGGACCGCACGCGCACGGCGTTTATTTCGACAAGGCGAACAAGCATCTGATCGTCCCGGACCTGGGACTGGACAAGGTGCTGGTCTATCCATTCGACGCGGCCACCTCCAAGCTGGGCGAGCCGCTTGCCCCGCTGGTCACCGCGCCCGGGGCCGGACCACGGCATCTGGCTTTTTCCGCGGACGAGAAGAACGCCTACGTGATCAACGAACTGGACAACACCGTGCTCGCCACCCGTTACGATGCGGGAAAATTCACGGCCCTCGGCACCGTCGCCACGCTCCCCGGCGATTTCAAGGGCGGCAGCACCACTGCGGAGGTCGAGGTACACCCGAACGGGAAATTCGTTTATGGCTCGAACCGCGGGCACGACTCCATCGTCGTTTATCGTCGCGACGAGAAGACTGGTGATCTGACATTCGTGCAGCACGCTCCCTGCGGCGGGAAGACTCCGCGCCATTTCAAGATCGATCCGAGTGGGAAATGGTTGCTCTGCGCCCATCAGGATTCGAACACCATCAGCGTGCTGTCGCTGGATCCCGCTACGGGACTTTTGGGTGAGCCCGCGAACACCGTTTCCGCGCCGAGCGCGATCTGTCTGCTCTTTGCGAAGTGA
- a CDS encoding D-alanyl-D-alanine carboxypeptidase family protein: MTILKTLAFLAALLPLCLSAQAPESIMVVEAYSGKVLIASNAGLKRPIASITKVATACVAVDWATATGTDLGTTITVPQTITLVGGPNPMNLQPGDQMSLRDALYSALLGSDNLAAVTIANHVGGEIASRRGSNADPVGIFVGEMNQLTKAVGATATRFANPHGLERQGTKAYSTAADVARLSIYAMRRPAITFITSKQDRQISVTSGGAKRSFTLKNTNELAGETGILGVKTGTTAAAGPCLSVCMDRDPLVRQKPDGSKGATPRRLVVVVLNNPDRFSRARNLLRQGWGIYDQWLSAGAPVQNKEREILHVPMPK, encoded by the coding sequence ATGACCATTTTAAAAACACTGGCCTTCCTCGCAGCCTTGCTGCCGTTGTGTCTTTCCGCCCAAGCCCCTGAGAGCATCATGGTGGTCGAAGCTTATTCCGGCAAGGTGCTGATCGCATCGAACGCCGGTCTCAAGCGGCCCATCGCCAGCATCACCAAGGTCGCGACCGCCTGTGTGGCGGTGGATTGGGCGACGGCTACTGGCACGGATCTCGGCACCACCATCACCGTTCCGCAGACGATCACGCTCGTGGGAGGCCCGAATCCGATGAACCTGCAACCCGGCGACCAGATGTCGCTGCGCGACGCTTTGTATTCCGCGCTGCTGGGGTCCGACAATCTGGCTGCGGTGACGATCGCGAACCACGTGGGTGGTGAAATCGCCTCCCGCCGCGGTTCAAACGCCGATCCGGTGGGGATTTTCGTCGGAGAAATGAACCAACTGACCAAAGCGGTGGGAGCGACCGCCACGCGTTTCGCCAATCCTCACGGCCTCGAACGGCAGGGGACCAAGGCATATTCCACCGCGGCCGATGTGGCCCGTCTCTCGATCTATGCGATGCGCCGCCCCGCCATCACCTTCATCACGAGCAAGCAGGATCGCCAGATCTCGGTGACCAGCGGTGGTGCCAAGCGGAGCTTCACCCTTAAGAACACCAACGAATTGGCGGGGGAAACCGGCATCCTCGGGGTCAAAACCGGAACGACCGCCGCCGCCGGGCCTTGTCTTTCCGTCTGCATGGACCGCGATCCGCTCGTCCGCCAGAAGCCGGATGGCTCGAAGGGCGCCACGCCGCGGCGTCTCGTGGTGGTGGTGCTGAACAATCCGGACCGTTTCAGCCGCGCACGCAATCTGCTGCGCCAAGGGTGGGGGATTTACGATCAATGGCTCTCCGCCGGTGCTCCGGTGCAGAACAAGGAGCGCGAGATCCTGCACGTGCCGATGCCGAAATAA
- a CDS encoding DUF456 domain-containing protein, protein MWEAMQSSGMWQGVGTGAAWIVTGCLLAAGAVGCVLPVLPGHLILLIAAVAHRLMLGEASGLRWWSFLVLVLLMAVSQAFEMLSGAAGTKWFGGTRWGAIGALVGSIVGLFFLPFGLLLGPLIGAVVGEVAFSRQQAKPALMSGVGSVVGTVAGMGFKIVVGVMMIAWFFLDVFWIGN, encoded by the coding sequence ATGTGGGAAGCGATGCAATCCAGCGGAATGTGGCAGGGCGTGGGAACGGGCGCGGCCTGGATCGTGACGGGATGCCTTCTGGCGGCGGGGGCGGTGGGATGTGTGCTGCCGGTCCTGCCCGGACATCTTATCCTGCTCATCGCGGCGGTCGCCCATCGGCTGATGCTGGGTGAGGCATCCGGGTTGAGGTGGTGGTCGTTCTTGGTGCTGGTGTTGCTGATGGCCGTCTCACAAGCCTTTGAAATGCTCAGCGGCGCGGCGGGAACCAAGTGGTTCGGTGGAACACGGTGGGGCGCCATCGGCGCGCTCGTCGGCAGCATCGTGGGGTTGTTTTTCCTCCCGTTCGGGCTGCTGCTGGGGCCCCTGATCGGGGCCGTCGTCGGGGAGGTCGCGTTCTCCAGACAACAAGCCAAGCCAGCACTAATGTCCGGAGTGGGATCGGTCGTCGGGACTGTGGCAGGGATGGGATTCAAGATCGTCGTCGGCGTGATGATGATCGCGTGGTTTTTCCTGGATGTGTTCTGGATCGGGAATTGA
- a CDS encoding alpha/beta hydrolase produces the protein MMTDCEIRNRSGERIDHSFHPGFRADALVILAHGVTGNKDRPQLVALAEGLSARGWPCLRISYAGNGGSEGRFEDSCITKEVGDLQAVMDMVPDTARIAYVGHSMGGAVGVLTAARDLRIRLLVSLAGMTHTADFVRREFADVTPGQGFMWEDENCPLSETYVNDLLQIGSTLAAAEAVTQPWLLIHGDADDLVPIQDGRDAFEAALVEKKFLAIPGAGHSFDETSHPQLVDAVDEWLSAAFGGN, from the coding sequence ATGATGACCGACTGTGAAATCAGGAACCGCTCGGGAGAGCGCATCGACCACTCGTTCCACCCCGGGTTCCGTGCGGACGCTCTCGTCATCCTCGCCCATGGTGTCACCGGCAACAAGGACCGCCCGCAGCTTGTCGCGCTGGCGGAAGGTTTGTCCGCCCGGGGCTGGCCGTGCCTGCGGATTTCCTATGCCGGCAATGGCGGATCGGAAGGACGCTTCGAAGACTCCTGCATCACCAAGGAAGTCGGTGATCTCCAGGCGGTGATGGACATGGTTCCGGATACCGCGCGCATCGCCTACGTGGGGCATAGCATGGGCGGGGCCGTGGGAGTGCTCACCGCCGCGCGGGATCTCCGCATCCGGTTGCTGGTCTCGCTGGCCGGCATGACCCATACGGCGGATTTCGTCCGTCGTGAGTTCGCGGATGTCACACCCGGCCAAGGTTTCATGTGGGAGGATGAGAATTGCCCGCTTTCGGAAACCTATGTGAACGATCTCCTGCAGATCGGGAGCACCCTCGCCGCTGCCGAAGCCGTCACTCAACCATGGCTTCTCATCCACGGTGACGCGGATGACCTGGTGCCGATCCAGGACGGGCGCGATGCCTTCGAAGCCGCACTGGTTGAGAAAAAATTTCTCGCCATCCCCGGTGCCGGACATTCGTTCGACGAGACCAGCCATCCGCAGCTCGTCGATGCGGTGGATGAATGGCTCTCCGCGGCATTTGGCGGAAACTGA
- a CDS encoding Gfo/Idh/MocA family protein has product MPSSSFSRRRFLQTTGLGAGGALLGFPAIVRGQNLNSRINVACIGVGGKGDSDVNDAARCGGTIVGLCDVDAGYLNKKGEQYPDAKKFVDFRKMLEEMDKSIDAVTISTPDHLHGVAAMAAMKLGKHIYCQKPLTQTVFEARELRRVALENKLATQMGNQGSAADGLRRAVEVIQSGLIGNPKELHVWSNRPIWPQGMDRPAGENPVPEGLDWNLWLGPAQMRPYLKDTYHPFKWRGWKDFGTGALGDMACHTVNMPFRALKLGYPTVVECEMASRIYSDTYPLTSRIRFEFPEREGLPPLKFWWYDGSPGNAEKPLRPYPDIVSSVTALEGKFPASGCLIIGEKGQVFSPDDYGAKFLIQLEGEPGLTDGSKHEAVAAIPQTIPRSPGHNQEWFDMIKNGTPAYSNFEIAGYLTEIILLGCIALRVGEGVRMEWDGPGMRSPNCPEAAQFVKRNERTGW; this is encoded by the coding sequence ATGCCCTCATCGTCATTCAGCCGCCGTCGCTTCCTTCAAACCACCGGGCTAGGTGCCGGTGGCGCCTTGCTGGGATTTCCCGCCATCGTCCGTGGCCAGAACCTGAACAGCCGTATCAACGTGGCGTGCATCGGGGTGGGAGGAAAAGGTGACAGCGACGTGAATGATGCCGCAAGGTGCGGCGGCACCATCGTGGGTCTTTGTGACGTGGATGCGGGTTACCTGAACAAGAAGGGAGAACAGTATCCGGACGCGAAGAAGTTCGTCGATTTCCGCAAGATGCTGGAGGAAATGGACAAGTCCATCGACGCGGTGACCATTTCCACGCCGGACCACCTGCACGGTGTAGCGGCGATGGCGGCGATGAAGCTGGGCAAGCACATCTACTGCCAGAAGCCCCTCACCCAGACCGTTTTCGAGGCGCGCGAACTTCGCCGCGTGGCTCTGGAGAACAAGCTCGCCACCCAGATGGGGAACCAGGGAAGTGCGGCGGACGGTTTGCGCCGTGCGGTGGAGGTCATCCAGTCGGGATTGATCGGAAATCCCAAGGAGCTCCACGTCTGGTCGAACCGCCCGATCTGGCCGCAGGGGATGGACCGCCCGGCGGGGGAGAATCCGGTGCCGGAGGGTCTGGACTGGAATCTCTGGCTCGGTCCCGCGCAAATGAGACCTTATCTGAAAGATACGTATCATCCGTTCAAATGGCGTGGCTGGAAGGATTTCGGCACGGGCGCGTTGGGCGACATGGCCTGCCACACGGTGAACATGCCGTTCCGTGCGTTGAAACTGGGTTATCCGACCGTGGTCGAGTGTGAGATGGCGTCCCGCATCTATTCGGACACGTATCCGCTCACCTCGCGCATCCGCTTCGAATTCCCCGAGCGGGAAGGCCTGCCGCCGCTGAAGTTCTGGTGGTATGACGGATCGCCGGGAAATGCGGAAAAACCGCTGCGCCCGTATCCGGACATCGTCAGCAGCGTGACGGCGCTCGAAGGGAAATTCCCCGCCAGCGGCTGCCTCATCATCGGAGAAAAAGGCCAGGTGTTCTCTCCGGACGACTACGGCGCGAAGTTCCTCATCCAGCTTGAGGGCGAGCCCGGTCTTACGGACGGCAGCAAGCATGAGGCTGTCGCGGCGATCCCGCAAACGATCCCACGCTCTCCGGGGCACAACCAGGAGTGGTTCGACATGATCAAGAACGGCACGCCGGCCTATTCGAATTTCGAGATCGCGGGCTACCTCACGGAAATCATCCTGCTCGGTTGCATCGCCCTGCGCGTTGGCGAAGGGGTGAGGATGGAATGGGACGGCCCCGGCATGCGCTCGCCGAATTGCCCGGAAGCGGCGCAGTTCGTGAAACGCAACGAGCGCACGGGCTGGTGA